One stretch of Chitinophaga pendula DNA includes these proteins:
- a CDS encoding RagB/SusD family nutrient uptake outer membrane protein produces the protein MKRNIILLMVLLAACSKLDESPSAQLTTDNFYQNADQANAAVTAIYRKLYESGQSLYNSLFQIGVEMATDDYEAGPRARNAHVRAISGLTHDASNDRMEQLWKQSYDAINVANIAIDKIALIPGANITEPLRTRLINESKFLRALHYFNLVRWFGDVPLVLHTPASLDPQALYVEKAPENAVYEQIIKDLQAAEQLPAPGEYGPNDIGRATSSAAKSLLAKVYLTRKDWANAAAKSKEVIDRNWYSLFPDFADVFNVAKKNGQEHIFSAQFLGNAGYQGNSLASRSAPNEVPGINGDYADALHKEGGLYESFSDQDTRKAVTFITQMTSPTDGKVYTFEPHFNKYYDPAVVGNQGQSSKNLPVIRYAEVLLIYAEASNELHQGPDATAYDAIDAVRQRAHIPRLQDIAPALGVAAFRDSVFQERRKELVYEYQRWFDLVRRGSDYYIKTLKAAGKTLAAPRHIHFPTPQRELNLNPKLKQDPLWINY, from the coding sequence ATGAAAAGAAATATCATACTACTGATGGTCTTACTAGCTGCCTGCAGCAAGCTGGACGAATCTCCTTCGGCACAACTCACTACCGACAATTTCTATCAGAATGCAGATCAGGCAAATGCAGCCGTAACCGCTATCTACCGCAAGCTGTATGAAAGCGGGCAATCGCTGTACAACAGCCTGTTCCAGATAGGTGTGGAGATGGCCACCGACGACTACGAAGCAGGCCCTAGGGCCAGGAATGCACATGTACGCGCCATCTCGGGTCTGACCCATGATGCCTCCAATGACCGGATGGAACAGCTCTGGAAACAAAGCTATGACGCTATCAATGTCGCCAACATAGCGATCGACAAGATCGCCCTGATCCCTGGCGCCAACATTACCGAGCCCCTACGTACAAGATTGATCAACGAGTCGAAGTTCCTGCGTGCCCTCCATTACTTCAACCTTGTTCGTTGGTTTGGCGATGTGCCGCTGGTACTCCATACACCTGCTTCGCTGGACCCCCAGGCGCTATACGTGGAGAAAGCGCCGGAGAATGCCGTATATGAGCAGATCATCAAAGACTTGCAAGCAGCAGAACAATTACCGGCACCAGGGGAATATGGCCCTAATGATATTGGCAGGGCCACTTCCTCTGCTGCCAAAAGCCTGCTGGCCAAAGTATACCTGACCCGTAAAGACTGGGCCAATGCGGCGGCCAAAAGTAAAGAGGTGATCGATCGTAACTGGTATTCCCTGTTCCCCGATTTCGCTGATGTATTCAACGTAGCCAAAAAGAACGGGCAGGAACATATCTTCTCTGCACAGTTCCTCGGCAATGCCGGCTACCAGGGCAATAGCCTGGCCAGCCGTTCTGCCCCTAATGAAGTGCCCGGCATCAACGGCGACTATGCCGATGCACTACATAAAGAAGGGGGCCTCTATGAAAGCTTCAGCGATCAGGATACGCGCAAGGCCGTCACTTTTATCACACAGATGACCAGCCCTACTGACGGGAAGGTATATACGTTCGAACCTCATTTCAACAAATACTATGATCCTGCGGTCGTTGGCAACCAGGGACAGTCCTCTAAGAACCTGCCTGTCATCCGTTATGCAGAAGTACTGCTCATCTACGCAGAGGCATCCAATGAACTGCACCAGGGGCCAGATGCGACGGCCTACGATGCCATCGATGCCGTACGGCAAAGGGCACATATCCCCCGCCTGCAGGATATCGCACCAGCGTTGGGTGTAGCTGCATTCCGTGATTCAGTGTTCCAGGAAAGACGTAAAGAGCTGGTATATGAATACCAACGTTGGTTCGATCTCGTGAGAAGAGGATCAGACTATTACATCAAAACGCTGAAAGCGGCCGGTAAGACATTGGCGGCTCCCCGGCATATTCACTTCCCCACCCCGCAACGGGAGCTGAACCTGAATCCCAAACTGAAACAGGACCCGCTATGGATCAATTATTAA
- a CDS encoding SusC/RagA family TonB-linked outer membrane protein, producing the protein MQRTLLSQKLTHAGIALLLLIPLLLPAQDTPPLINSRLTGVVVDANTQEPLPGAAINIKGTTHGVTTDAAGRFSFITGQKFPYTLIISYIGYKKQEVIATGEHLKILLAAVQSQLNDVVVIGYGTQKKSDLTGAISSVSGPLLKQPVSSVDQALKGAVSGVQVTQTSGQPGGGVSIRVRGGSSIQGGSEPLYVIDGFPIYNSPVTTGILSGTPANPLASINPADIESIDILKDASATAIYGSRGANGVVIITTKKGKADRSSLTYEGSYGVQSLQKKVAVLNAHDFAILRNDALYDANPAKGKYQYLSPEKIAGLGTGTDWQAAATRNAPLQSHQLSISGGNAKTRYFVSGNYLQQDGILKHTDFSRLGIRANIDAQPYDNLKVSANITASKSDANIAPTGIIGSLLIMPPTATIYEPDGSYTLRNPFENIFANPIATLLEQQNRSTANRLLGSAYAAYTPVEGLTLKVLFGTDVNNTTEKSYIPATIYEGIQSKGIAARGTFNSYSWLNENTVTYARAFHKHNVDVLAGFTQQEYNMEIVRAGAEKFVSDALSYNSLQGGATLVRPFADASAWVLHSYLARVNYNYDSRYYLTASIRTDGSSRFGRGNKWGYFPSAAASWRVSSEPFFKPLTPAISDLKLRASFGTTGNLEIGEYQSLAALYSLGYLFGKDINTGFAPSRIANDRLGWETTHQYNAGVDIGFLHNRLTLSVDAYYKKTSNLLLNVEIPWTSGQSSSLQNFGAVQNKGLEVAVSSKNFTGDFAWTTDLNISFNRNKVLTIGNGASSYISGNYIIQVGQPLGTFYGTVTSGILQTGEENTKGKYTGNAIPKPGDRLYKDINGDGTFTTAADRAIIGNAQPDFIFGLNNNFSWKGFNLAIFLQGSYGNKILNANRQTLELFTGQQNAAASALDRWTPEHPSQTIPRAKLDPAPVFSDRFIEDGSFLRVRNISLGYTLPKSLIGKLSAVNVFVSAQHLLTWTKYTGFDPEVTSGSNVSPGTDQGIYPISKTVSGGLRVTF; encoded by the coding sequence ATGCAACGAACGTTACTTAGCCAGAAGCTGACACACGCCGGCATAGCGCTGCTGTTACTTATTCCCTTGCTGCTACCTGCACAGGATACCCCACCACTGATCAACTCACGCCTTACCGGTGTAGTAGTAGATGCCAACACGCAAGAGCCACTCCCTGGTGCCGCCATCAACATCAAAGGCACTACACATGGCGTCACCACTGACGCAGCAGGACGCTTCTCTTTCATCACCGGGCAGAAATTTCCTTATACCCTCATCATCAGTTATATCGGCTATAAGAAACAGGAAGTGATCGCTACCGGCGAACATCTTAAAATACTGCTTGCAGCCGTACAAAGCCAACTGAATGATGTAGTCGTAATCGGTTATGGCACACAGAAAAAAAGTGACCTGACCGGCGCTATCTCCTCTGTCTCCGGACCTTTATTAAAACAACCCGTCAGCTCCGTAGATCAGGCGCTGAAAGGCGCCGTATCCGGTGTACAGGTTACACAAACTTCCGGACAGCCCGGCGGTGGTGTCAGTATACGTGTAAGAGGCGGTAGCTCTATACAAGGTGGTAGTGAACCACTCTATGTGATCGATGGCTTCCCTATCTATAATAGTCCGGTCACCACAGGCATATTAAGCGGCACTCCTGCTAATCCGCTCGCCAGTATTAATCCGGCAGATATTGAGAGTATCGACATCCTTAAAGATGCTTCCGCTACGGCTATCTATGGGTCCAGAGGCGCCAATGGCGTTGTTATCATCACCACTAAAAAAGGAAAGGCAGACCGAAGCAGCCTGACCTACGAAGGAAGTTATGGGGTACAGTCCCTACAAAAAAAGGTAGCGGTACTTAACGCACATGATTTTGCCATACTACGCAACGATGCCTTGTACGACGCCAATCCTGCCAAAGGGAAATACCAGTATCTCTCTCCTGAAAAGATCGCTGGGCTGGGAACCGGCACAGACTGGCAAGCTGCTGCTACCCGCAACGCGCCTCTCCAAAGTCATCAACTCAGTATCAGCGGCGGCAATGCAAAAACCCGTTATTTTGTTTCGGGCAATTACCTGCAACAGGATGGTATCTTAAAACATACCGACTTCTCCCGTTTAGGCATACGTGCCAATATAGATGCCCAACCATATGACAATCTGAAGGTCAGCGCGAATATTACCGCGAGCAAGTCAGACGCCAATATCGCACCAACAGGCATCATTGGCTCTTTACTCATCATGCCGCCTACAGCCACTATCTATGAACCGGATGGCAGCTATACCTTACGCAATCCTTTTGAGAACATATTCGCCAATCCCATCGCTACCTTGCTGGAACAGCAAAACCGCTCTACCGCCAACCGTTTGCTGGGTAGCGCCTATGCCGCTTACACCCCAGTAGAAGGGTTGACATTGAAAGTATTGTTCGGCACTGATGTGAATAACACTACGGAAAAAAGCTATATCCCTGCCACTATTTACGAAGGCATACAAAGTAAAGGCATTGCTGCCAGGGGCACCTTCAACTCCTACTCCTGGCTGAATGAGAACACGGTGACCTATGCACGCGCCTTTCATAAACATAATGTGGATGTGCTGGCGGGTTTTACACAACAGGAATATAATATGGAGATCGTGCGTGCCGGTGCGGAGAAATTTGTGTCCGATGCCCTGTCTTATAACAGCCTGCAAGGTGGTGCTACGTTGGTACGTCCTTTTGCGGATGCCAGCGCCTGGGTACTCCACTCCTACCTGGCCCGTGTAAATTACAACTACGACAGCCGTTACTACCTGACGGCCAGCATCAGAACGGATGGTTCCAGCCGTTTCGGTAGAGGAAACAAATGGGGCTATTTCCCCTCTGCCGCCGCTTCCTGGAGAGTGAGCAGTGAACCTTTCTTCAAACCCTTGACACCCGCTATCAGCGACTTGAAACTGCGCGCCAGTTTCGGTACCACCGGCAACCTGGAGATCGGCGAATACCAATCGCTGGCAGCCCTTTATAGCCTGGGCTATTTATTTGGTAAAGATATCAACACCGGCTTCGCACCGTCGCGTATCGCCAATGACAGGCTGGGCTGGGAAACGACCCATCAATACAATGCAGGAGTAGACATCGGTTTCCTGCATAATCGTTTGACTCTATCTGTGGATGCTTATTATAAAAAGACCAGTAACCTGCTACTCAATGTAGAGATACCCTGGACCTCCGGCCAGTCCTCTTCCTTGCAGAACTTCGGCGCTGTTCAGAACAAAGGCCTGGAAGTGGCTGTCAGCAGTAAAAACTTCACCGGCGATTTTGCCTGGACGACAGATCTCAACATTTCTTTTAACCGGAATAAAGTACTGACTATCGGCAATGGCGCCTCATCGTATATCAGCGGTAACTACATCATACAGGTAGGCCAGCCGCTGGGTACTTTCTATGGCACCGTCACCAGCGGTATCTTACAAACCGGAGAGGAAAACACCAAAGGAAAATATACGGGTAATGCCATTCCCAAACCCGGCGACCGGCTTTACAAGGATATCAACGGCGATGGTACTTTCACGACTGCTGCCGACCGCGCTATTATCGGTAATGCGCAGCCTGACTTCATCTTCGGGCTCAATAACAATTTCAGCTGGAAAGGTTTCAACCTGGCTATCTTCCTCCAGGGTTCCTATGGTAATAAAATACTCAATGCCAACCGGCAGACACTGGAGCTTTTCACCGGCCAGCAGAATGCAGCCGCCAGTGCGCTGGACAGGTGGACACCGGAACATCCCAGCCAGACCATCCCCCGCGCCAAACTGGACCCCGCTCCCGTTTTCTCCGACCGCTTCATAGAAGATGGTTCTTTCCTGCGGGTGCGTAATATCTCCCTGGGCTATACGCTGCCAAAAAGCCTGATCGGCAAACTATCTGCTGTCAACGTATTCGTATCAGCACAGCACCTGCTCACCTGGACTAAGTACACCGGTTTCGATCCGGAAGTAACCTCCGGCAGTAACGTGTCCCCGGGTACTGATCAGGGCATCTATCCGATCTCGAAAACTGTCAGCGGTGGTCTTCGTGTCACCTTCTAA
- a CDS encoding arylsulfatase yields the protein MQRIFFLLSALISLLPDHPLSAQTKKPNIILIMVDDMGYADLGAYGSEIQTPHLDRLAKEGLRLKEFYNNAICAPTRASLLTGQYPHKAGIGYFDVNLGLPAYQGYLNKSSLTLAEVLKTAGYNTLMSGKWHVGNDSLSWPNQRGFEKYYGVIGGGADYFDAQPMPLGGRQYPVIIEENNKRLHPADNSYYFTDEIAGHAIQYLDEQSASSKPFFLYLAFNAPHWPLQALPEDIAKYKGRYDIGWDSLRQERLARQRQLGLLPAAQTIAPRDSEVPAWSSLTYDEKQLWKSKMEVYAAMVDRMDQAVGKVLDKLKALGKADNTLIVFISDNGAPAEDVAHWGPKAARNSGPVGTAGSFESQGKQWSFVSNSPFRAFKSVMYEGGISSPLIAWFPGHIPPGTIAQGTAHLIDLAPTFYEVAGARYPSKYSGTAITPLPGKSLTGLFFHQQPLQREQPIFWERAGNRAVRKGKWKLVSTYPQYRWELYDLDTDRGETNDLAAKNTQLVNELSAAYFDWADRTGVVDYDSIKPPSLFGK from the coding sequence ATGCAACGCATATTCTTCTTACTATCTGCGCTGATTTCACTACTACCGGATCATCCCCTCTCTGCACAAACGAAAAAGCCTAATATCATCCTCATCATGGTAGATGATATGGGGTATGCAGACCTGGGCGCCTACGGTTCAGAGATACAGACACCTCACCTCGACCGGCTGGCCAAAGAAGGTCTCCGCCTAAAAGAGTTTTATAACAACGCCATCTGTGCACCTACAAGAGCATCGCTGCTCACCGGGCAATACCCGCATAAAGCAGGTATCGGCTACTTTGATGTCAACTTAGGCCTGCCAGCCTACCAGGGCTACCTTAACAAGTCGTCCCTTACGCTGGCGGAAGTACTGAAGACCGCCGGCTACAACACGCTGATGTCAGGCAAGTGGCATGTCGGCAACGATAGTCTCTCCTGGCCCAACCAGCGTGGCTTTGAAAAATACTACGGGGTGATCGGCGGTGGCGCTGACTACTTCGATGCCCAACCGATGCCGCTGGGTGGCAGACAATACCCCGTGATCATCGAAGAAAACAACAAACGGCTCCATCCGGCAGATAACAGCTATTATTTCACCGATGAAATTGCGGGCCATGCCATTCAATATCTCGACGAACAATCCGCCAGCAGCAAACCTTTTTTCCTCTACCTCGCCTTCAACGCACCGCACTGGCCCTTGCAGGCACTGCCGGAAGACATCGCCAAATACAAAGGCCGCTATGATATCGGCTGGGACAGCCTACGGCAAGAGCGGTTAGCCCGGCAGCGTCAACTGGGGTTATTGCCTGCCGCACAAACCATCGCTCCCCGCGACAGCGAAGTACCGGCATGGAGCAGCCTAACCTACGACGAGAAACAGTTGTGGAAAAGTAAAATGGAAGTATATGCTGCCATGGTAGACCGCATGGACCAGGCCGTAGGTAAAGTATTGGATAAACTGAAAGCATTGGGTAAAGCAGATAATACACTCATCGTCTTTATTTCTGACAATGGTGCGCCGGCAGAAGATGTAGCGCACTGGGGCCCCAAGGCCGCACGTAACAGTGGTCCTGTAGGAACTGCCGGCTCGTTCGAATCACAGGGCAAACAATGGTCCTTCGTGTCTAACTCACCCTTCCGCGCCTTTAAAAGTGTCATGTATGAAGGAGGTATCAGCAGCCCGCTGATCGCCTGGTTCCCCGGCCATATACCGCCTGGTACCATCGCACAGGGTACCGCCCATCTTATCGATCTCGCACCTACCTTCTATGAAGTCGCTGGCGCCAGATACCCGTCTAAATACAGTGGCACCGCCATTACACCCCTGCCGGGTAAAAGCCTCACCGGACTTTTCTTCCACCAGCAACCCCTACAAAGAGAACAACCCATCTTCTGGGAACGTGCCGGCAACCGCGCCGTAAGAAAAGGGAAATGGAAACTGGTATCCACTTATCCACAATACCGCTGGGAGCTGTACGATCTCGATACCGACCGTGGAGAAACCAATGACCTCGCCGCTAAAAACACACAGCTGGTCAACGAGCTGTCTGCCGCCTATTTTGACTGGGCTGACCGGACAGGCGTCGTTGATTATGATAGCATCAAACCGCCTTCTCTTTTTGGTAAATAA
- a CDS encoding arylsulfatase, protein MRTIILTLALLSCWYTGSAQQKRPNIILIMVDDMGFSDIGPYGSEISTPHLDRLATEGLKLREFYNNSICAPTRASLLTGQSNHKAGIGYFNVNLGLPAYQGYLNRESLTLAEVLKAAGYSTLMSGKWHVGDDSTAWPRQRGFDRFFGFIGGASNYYDIGDYQDKVPPVPLLEDNRRVNLQPGHYLTDEIAAHAVQFLDEQNHTSKPFFLYVAYNAPHWPLQARPEDIAKYKGRYSIGWDSLRQQRITRQKQLGIIPANATVAPDPEVPAWAGLTYDEQKLWEKKMEVYAAMIDRMDQGIGTILDKLKALKKDDNTLIVFLSDNGAQGGFIPTGRPRQRNSGPIGTAGSYDYQEQSWAHVSNTPLRSYKASAYEGGISSPLIAWLPARIKAGTTARGIAHLIDLAPTFYDIAGVKYPTQYEGHSTHPLQGISLASLFFNQQEPVRPTPLCWERAGNKAVRQGKWKLVASFNTKQWELYDIDNDRAETNNLATAQPAVVQSLSDAYERWAKENGVVDYEKIKPTGAAGFAGPTANAGETPAARKQR, encoded by the coding sequence ATGAGAACCATCATTTTAACACTAGCCTTGCTGAGCTGCTGGTATACCGGCAGTGCCCAGCAAAAGCGACCTAATATCATCCTCATTATGGTGGATGATATGGGCTTTTCAGACATCGGCCCTTACGGATCGGAAATATCCACGCCTCACCTGGACCGGCTGGCCACAGAAGGACTGAAGCTACGCGAGTTCTACAACAATTCCATCTGTGCGCCTACGCGCGCGTCCTTGCTGACGGGACAATCCAATCACAAAGCCGGTATTGGCTATTTCAATGTCAACCTGGGACTACCGGCCTACCAAGGGTACCTGAACCGGGAGTCCCTTACGCTGGCAGAGGTACTGAAAGCTGCGGGTTACAGCACCCTTATGTCGGGCAAATGGCATGTCGGTGATGATAGTACTGCCTGGCCCAGGCAACGCGGATTCGACCGCTTTTTCGGGTTTATCGGCGGCGCCAGTAACTACTACGATATCGGCGACTACCAGGATAAGGTACCACCCGTACCGCTGCTGGAAGACAACCGCCGCGTCAACCTGCAGCCGGGACACTACCTGACAGATGAAATAGCAGCCCACGCCGTACAGTTCCTCGATGAACAAAACCATACCAGCAAACCCTTCTTCCTCTATGTCGCTTACAATGCACCTCACTGGCCCCTGCAGGCAAGACCGGAAGACATTGCCAAATACAAAGGCAGGTACAGCATAGGCTGGGATTCGCTACGGCAGCAACGTATTACCCGGCAAAAACAACTGGGTATCATCCCGGCCAACGCCACCGTCGCGCCCGATCCCGAAGTACCGGCCTGGGCCGGCCTTACCTACGACGAACAAAAGCTATGGGAGAAAAAGATGGAAGTATATGCCGCTATGATCGACCGCATGGACCAGGGCATCGGTACTATCCTCGATAAGCTGAAAGCGCTCAAAAAAGACGACAATACGCTGATCGTGTTCCTGTCCGACAATGGCGCACAGGGAGGCTTCATCCCTACCGGCCGTCCCCGCCAGCGTAATTCCGGCCCTATCGGCACTGCCGGCTCTTACGACTACCAGGAGCAAAGCTGGGCACATGTATCCAACACACCGCTGCGATCCTACAAAGCAAGCGCTTACGAAGGTGGGATCAGCTCCCCACTCATTGCCTGGCTGCCTGCCCGTATTAAGGCCGGCACCACTGCCCGCGGCATCGCACACCTGATCGACCTGGCCCCTACCTTCTATGATATTGCAGGCGTCAAATATCCCACACAATATGAAGGCCATAGCACCCATCCGCTACAAGGTATCAGCCTGGCTTCCCTGTTTTTCAACCAACAGGAACCGGTACGACCTACCCCGCTTTGCTGGGAACGCGCCGGCAACAAAGCCGTAAGGCAGGGTAAATGGAAACTGGTCGCCTCCTTCAATACCAAACAATGGGAACTATACGATATTGACAACGATCGCGCAGAAACCAACAACCTCGCCACCGCACAACCTGCTGTTGTCCAATCACTGAGCGATGCTTACGAGCGCTGGGCAAAAGAGAATGGTGTGGTAGACTATGAAAAGATCAAGCCTACCGGTGCCGCCGGTTTCGCAGGCCCTACCGCTAACGCCGGTGAAACGCCGGCAGCCCGCAAACAACGTTAA